cgcgcacacgcgcgcgcgcacacacacacacacacacacacacacacacacacgtgtgtgtgtgtatgcatattctcacacacacacacacacacacacacacacacacacacacacacacacacacacacagatatatatatatatatatatatatacatagatagatatattgatatagatatagatagatatagataaataaacatacatatattcttttttcatatctctctctcgatatatatatatgatctatatatctatatctatatatatacaatgaaaaaatatatattgttcaTCGTTTCTTgtggacaaatacacacacacacacacacacacacacacacacacacacacacacacacacacacacacaggggaattATTGCTGACCTCTTTTCAAACACCATTGTTtcaatacaattaaaaaaaaagaaaaaaaaaagaccaaagtgCATCTTCATCCCGAGTAGGCACACGTGCTTTTAAAGTATTCCTCTTGCTGAAGTTGAGTGTGTCTGTAGTGATTATATGCAATTGTTTTGAACATCTGTGTTATTTCTTTTCCgtaatcgtcttcttcttctttgtgattACATGCATCTGTTTTAAGTATTTTTTcctcattttatcatcattattattataattattattattatcatcatcatcataaacattattaacattaatattattgttagtatcattattactgttattagcatcatcatcatcatcatcatcatcatcgtcgtcgtcgtcgtcgtcgttgttgtagttattagcatcatcatcatcattgttgttgttattatgatgatgataataataataataatgataatcatcatcatcagcatcatcatcattatcatcattattattattattatcatcatcatcatattggtTACagggtctttctctgtgtctctttttgccTATCCAGTCAGTGTTAAAATTAATCGCCGCTTCAAATTGTCCGATTTTGATGTCATGTttacccctccctgcctcccacaTCTAAcggatcacccccacacccctccctgcctcccacaTCTAAcggatcacccccacacccctccctgtctcccacatCTAAcggatcacccccacacccctccctgcctcccacaTCTAAcggatcacccccacacccctccctgcctcccacaTCTAAcggatcacccccacacccctccctgtctcccacatCTAAcggatcacccccacacccctccctgcctcccacaTCTAAcggatcacccccacacccctccctgtctcccacatCTAAcggatcacccccacacccctccctgtctcccacatCTAAcggatcacccccacacccctccctgtctcccacatCTAAcggatcacccccacacccctccctgtctcccacatCTAAcggatcacccccacacccctccctgtctcccacatCTAAcggatcacccccacacccctccctgcctcccacaTCTAAcggatcacccccacacccctccctgcctcccacaTCTAAcggatcacccccacacccctccctgtctcccacatCTAAcggatcacccccacacccctccctgtctcccacatCTAAcggatcacccccacacccctccctgcctcccacaTCTAAcggatcacccccacacccctccctgtctcccacatCTAAcggatcacccccacacccctccctgtctcccacatCTAAcggatcacccccacacccctccctgcctcccacaTCTAAcggatcacccccacacccctccctgcctcccacaTCTAAcggatcacccccacacccctccctgtctcccacatCTAACGgatcacccacacaccccttccctgcctcccacATCTAAcggatcacccccacacccctccctgtctcccacatCTAAcggatcacccccacacccctccctgcctcccacaTCTAAcggatcacccccacacccctccctgtctcccacatCTAAcggatcacccccacacccctccctgtctcccacatCTAAcggatcacccccacacccctccacacccgccGCTCATCACAATGTCTTTCATGTATCGACCTATTTCTGCTACTTGTCAATCACTTCTCTTTCCtttaactcgtgtgtgtgtgtgtgtgtgtgtgtgtgtgtgtgtgtgtgtgtgtggttgtgcgtgggtgcgtgtcaAACTGTATTGCGAATTCTGTTGTATTGCTGTAACATTTGTGGCATGAACATGTTATATTTTAGAAGAATTGAAGTTGAAATTGTTCCAACATTTGTTCAGATTGAATGGAAATGGCATGACCTTCTTTGATTTATGTAGAAACAGGGATCTGTCGTAATACCGACTGAATCAAGAATGATGTCACCTACACCAGAAAGATACtcccaataaaaaagaaaatgtataaCATTTTGCATGAATTGCAAaacggttttgtttttattttttcaaattctttttaATGACTTACTCAACTGTAATGAAAGGAATTTGGTTAATACAGTGTCTGCGAATCGCTATCATTTGCAATAAAAATGGGTTATGTTAATGTGTCAGGATTTCTGTAATTATTTGaaattgtatttttttgttgtatttttatttctttttatcacaactctgtgtgaaattcgggctgctcttcccagggagagcgcgtcgctgtactacagcaccaccgcccttttttgtattttttcctgcgtgcagtattttttatttgtttcctatcgaagtggatttttctacagaattttgccaggaacaacccttttgttgccgtgggttcttttacgtgcgctaagtgcatgctgcacacgggacctcggtttatcgtctcatccgaatgactagcgtccagaccaccactcaaggtctagtggagggggagaaaatatcggcggctgagctgtaattcgaaccagcgcgttcagattctctcgcttccaaggcggacgcgttacctctaggccatcactccacattagagCATAGCAGTAATTCTGataaacaacaacccaacaaaacaacaacaaacaaacagaaaacaaaacaaacaactgcacacacacacacacacacacacacacacacacacacacacacacacacacaaataaaaaaaacaacaacataatctgGCAGAGAGAAATCAAATGCTCGCCCACCACGTTATgcctttatttttgtttatatgtCATAGTTATAGATTAACAGCTGAAGCTGGCAAGCCTGATAATAGCCCAAGAGAATTGTCAATTTGCTTATTCCTATGATAGGTGTGATTGGTGATAACTTTCATTTTGTAATGGAATGCCCAAAAATTTTGATGATTTAAAATATCAGTTTATTCATGAAaagataggcaaggccttcaagactcacttgtgataagcacttaatccaacaaaggaatcaagaagaaagaaagaaagaaaagaaaaaaaaagaaatagataatctggcaaacacacacacacacacacacacacactcgcgcgcgcgcgcacacacacacacacacacacacacacacacacacacacgatggagaACTGTTATAATTATTCATAATTAAACATCAATGATTTTAGATAAAGTATTGGTCACTTAAAATTCTCACCTACAGTTACTGTTCCTAGAGTCATTTTTACTCTGAAAAGGGAAATACTGATTGATTTAACAATTTGTTTCAGGACAGTGACTTTACGAATCCAGAAATTCATCTTGAACAATGGATTCCACTCAAGAAACCAGCAGTAAACCCACAGATGCAACAGAATGTTCCGGAAATCCGGCATGTCTTATCCAGGAGAAGAGTACTCCCGCCACAGAAATCCAGGAGAAAAGCACTCCCGTAGAATTTGTAGGTCTGCCGGAAGGCATCTGGCTCCATATCATTAGCTTTCTGCCGCTTAGCGATCGCTATAACATGACAGTGTCGTGTGACCTGTTCCGACAGCTGTTTTTTCATCCCGTGTTGTGGCGGTCCGTGGAACTGTCCTGTTTCCTTGCCGGCTCTGGACGGGACTCCGTTTTGGTGCTGAGGCCGAGTCACAAGCAGATCGCTGTGCAGTTCGGTCATCTGTTCCACAGTGTGGTGCTGCACGTGCAACGCGTACACTCCCCCGTGGAGGAGGAGACAGCGCGGATCGTGCGGGCCGTGGCTGAGCGGAGCAGCCTGAAGGGGCTGAAGCTGGTGGCGGACTCCTCGCGGTGTGACAGGCAGGGCGACACCCCGGTGTGCGCTTCCCGCCTGGCCATGGACATGGTGAAGAAAGCCACAGCCCTTCAGTACCTGGACGTGTCCTGCTGGCCTGTATTCTATTCAAGTTTCCACGACGATCCGCTCAACGTTCTCAACGTACTACTTCTGCCCGACACATGTCCTCGTTTACAGAGCTTGGATATCGCTTGCAAGATAGTGTATGATGTCGACAGCCTGGAACGGTTCCGCCAGACTGTAGTGCGTTTGGTGCTCAAGTTCGTGCATCTGCGTCACCTTCGCGTGCGACAGATTCATCTGAGCGATCTTCTGCTCCATGAACTGGCTTCTCCCTGCAGGGACCGTCTCCAGACTCTGTCCTTGCTGACCCGTGAGCCCGAGCATGGGGAAGACGACGGGGAAAGGGAAGGCCCTTCCACTGCCCACATCCCGCACACCTCGTGGTCCACGCTGAGGTCATCCTGCCCCGGACTGGAGCTGCACGTGCAGGCGGAGGTGGCGCACGTGCCGAGCATCCGATGGGCCCTGAGTGCCCACATGCCCGTGGTGGCGGTGGAGTTGCTCTACTGCAGTCTGCCCGCCGACCTGCTGAGCTGCCTGCGGCATCTGCACGGCAGCCTGAGGTCGCTGACCTGCCACGTGATGCCCGGGCACTCCAACGACCTGCCCCTCCTCCAGGTGGCCAGCGCCTGCACTAGACTCCGGAACCTGGTCTTCTTCGGCAAGGTGCGCAGCGACACCGTCCTGCGCCTGGCGGCCCTGCCACGGCAGTGGAGAACGTTCCGCTTCAGGCTGAAGcacgtggtgatggtgagggacagggccggggagggggcagggtgctGTGGGGGGGACGTTGTGCacggagaggcagagaaaagGCAGGCGGTGAGGGAGCTGTGTGCTGCAGTGTCCAGACAGCTGGGCTATCCGTGGGAACTTTGTAAACCGTgattttgcttgttgttttggcTTACAGTGGGTGTGTGGTAGGGGGACTGGGGAGAGATGGTCCACAACAGCATGAACTATGGCAGTTCGAatcttaattctctctctctctctctctctctctctctctgtgtgtgtgtgtgtgtgtgtgtgtccagtgcgtgcgtgcgtgtgcgagctgGAGGGTTGCTCTTCTAATGAAATATGCTGGAAGCGACTTGCAAATTATCGATTTATTTACATTTTTAAAGGAGAGGTGGGATAATTTCCGAGAACATTTGTTTTATGaaccttttctttttccaagGAACATAAAAACAGAAGTACATACAATTAATGAAAAACAAGATGTATATCATATCAAACATTGACGAGAAATGGAAGATGGGAACTGGGCCTTACAGGAAACCAGTCAACCAATATGTCAGCCAACTACTCTTCATAACGACAAACAAGAGCGCCCCAATAAATCatgttgatgacaacaatgatgatgataatagaaatgatgataactgtaataataataataataataagaagaagaatagcagcaaaagtagtagtagtagtagtagtagcaacaacaacaacaacagtctccaACGTCACatttcagaaaaaacaaacaaacaaacaagcaaaaaacgaaacaaaacaaaacaaagaaacaaacaaacatataaaacgCCGTATGAACTGAATTTTCGAGCATTCTTGAGTTCACCactgcttgcttttctttcttttttcatcattatttcattatttgcGTTCTGTAGCTAAACTCGATcgctggggtttttgttgttttgctgttgttgttgtttttgttttgtattttaatcTCCGTATATGTTCCCATCCTGTAATCCgtctttcattttcttattttccTTCGATCTTTCTTACATTCTGAATTCTgcgttttctttgtttatatatccacccatttctttctctctctctcctcatttttgATCCgatactacctctctctctctctctctctctctctctctctctctctctctctctctctctctctgttgttgttggtcgttcagcatcataaacacacacaaaacatagtcTTTTTAATGAAAGAAAACGGAGGAATCACTTTCAGTTTTAGAGCCCAGCAAACGACACACCTGAACAATAATACATGTAAGACTTTCATGTCTGcatctatctgtatgtgtctgtattgtTTACCAAACATCCTTAAATGACCTTGGTGGTTGGTTGAccttttatgagagagagagagagagagagagagagagagagagagagagagagagagagagaactcgaactcgaagtCGAATGTTCTGCCGAGGATAAAAGGAAAAGCTACAAGTTTCTTTTCACCATAcactcacaataacaacaaaatgacataatatttaaaaaaaaatcaaacgaagtggggagggagggggtggggggaagggggggcggggagaaggaCAAGAGGAAAATGAacggaggaaagagggaggaggaaaaagaaaacgacatgagaagaatgaaagaaagcgaaaggaagaatgaaagaaagagagaagaagaatgaaagaaagagagaggaagaatgaaagacagagagaagaagaataaaagaaagaaaggaagaatgaaagaaagagagaagaagaatgaaagaaagagagaggaagaatgaaagaaagagagaagaagaatgaaagaaagagaggaagaatgaaaaagagaagaagaatgaaagaaagagagaggaagaatgaaagaaagagagaagaagaatgaaagaaagagagaagaagaatgaaagaaagagagaggaagaatgaaagaaagagaaaggaagaatgaaagaaagcgaaaggaagaatgaaagagaaatgaagaataaaagaaagaaaggaagaatgaaaaagagagaagggaagaatgaaagaaagagagaagaagaatgaaagaaagagagaggaagaatgaaagaaagagagaagaagaatgaaagaaagagagaggaagaatgaaagaaagagaaaggaagaatgaaagaaagagagaggaagaatgaaagaaagagaaaggaagaatgaaagaaagagagaagaagaatgaaagaaagagagaggaagaatgaaagaaagagaaaggaagaatgaaagaaagagagaggaagaatgaaagaaagagaaaggaagaatgaaagaaagagagaagaagaatgaaagaaagagaaaggaagaatgaaagaaagcgaaaggaagaatgaaagagaaatgaagaataaaagaaagaaagaaagaatgaaagagagagaaaggaagaatgaaagaaagagagaagaagaatgaaagaaagagagaggaagaatgaaagaaagagagaagaagaataaaagaaagaaaggaagaatgaaagaaagagagaagaagaatgaaagaaagagagaggaagaatgaaagaaagagagaggaagaatgaaagaaagagaaaggaagaatgaaagaaagagagaagaagaatgaaagaaagagagaggaagaatgaaagaaagagaaaggaagaatgaaagaaagcgaaaggaagaatgaaagagaaatgaagaataaaagaaagaaaggaagaatgaaaaagagagaagggaagaatgaaagaaagagagaagaagaatgaaagaaagagagaggaagaatgaaagaaagagagaagaagaataaaagaaagaaaggaagaatgaaagaaagagagaagaagaatgaaagaaaaagagaggaagaatgaaagaaagagagaggaagaataaaagaaagaaaggaagaatgaaagagagagaaaggaagaatgaaagagaacggaagaatgaaagaaagagaacggaagaatgaaagaaagagaaaggaagaataaaagaaaggaagaatgaaagaaaaagaaaggtagaataaaagaaagagaaaggaagaatgaacgaaagagagaggaagaatgaaagagaaaggaagaatgaaagaaagagaaaggaagaatgaaagaaagagagaggaagaatgaaagagaaaggaagaatgaaagaaagagaaaggaagaatgaaagagaaagaagaatgaaagaaagagagaagaagaaagcaagagaaagaagaatgaaagaaagatagaggaagaatgaaagaaagagagaggaagaatgaaagaaagagagaggaagaatgaaagagaaggaagaatgaaagaaagagaaaggaagaatgaaacagaaagaagaatgaaagaaagagagaagaagaatgaaagaaagagagaggaagaaagaaagaaagagagaggaagaatgaaagaaagagaaaggaagaatgaaagaaagagagaggaagaatgaaagaaagagagaggaagaatgaaagaaagagaaaggaagaaataaagagaaaggaagaatgaaagagaaagagaaaggaaggaagaaagaaaaagaaatgaagaatgaaagaaagagagaggaagagtgaatgaaagagaaaggaagaatgaaagaaagaaaggaagaatgaaagaaagatagaggaagaatgaaagaaagatagaggaagaatgaaagaaagagaaaggaagaatgaaagagaaaggaagaatgaaagaaagaaaggaagaatgaaagagggagaaaggaagaatgaaagaaagagaaaggaagaatgaaagaaagagaaaggaaaaatgaaagagaaaggaagaatgaaagaaagaaaggaagaatgaaagagagagaaaggaagaatgaaagaaagagaaaggaagaatgaaagaaagatagaggaagaatgaaagaaagagaaaggaagaatgaaagaaagagagaggaagaatgaaagagaaggaagaatgaaagaaagagaaaggaagaaagaaagagaaaggaagaatgaaagaaagagagaggaagaaagaaagagaaaggaagaaagaaaaaggaagaatgaaagaaagagagaggaagaaagaaagagaaaggaagaaagaaagagagaggaagaatgaaagaaagaaaaaaacatcatcgACTTGAAGAGATCATAATCCTAAATCAAGAAATTGAGAATCAAAGCAAACAATCATTTCAAAAGAACAATTTAGACCAAAGAAAATTAGATTTGTTTTCAAAAACAACATTTATCAACTTACAAATACATAAATCACGTCTTAATTAATCAAAGGGTTTTTAAACTAAAAGCGATTCCTCCGTTTTTTctcaacagagaaaaacaacgtTCTTGAGTGTTTATGATACTGAACAGCcaattgcgagagagagagagagagagagagagagagagagagaatggtcagTCGACTTGGAAGGTAAATCGTCACCACAAATTTACTCACTTCTTTGGGTTGTTAAAAAAATCTTATTGTTTAGTCATTTTCGTCAATTGTATTTGGGCCTAAAATAGTCTCGGGGGTTGAAACAAGTATTCCGAACATGACTGAATCATGTTTCGTTGTCTCTCAAGTTGTTCACAATTATTTTCAAAAACATTAAAATGAAGACACCGTTGTCTTTGAACACAACTTCAACTACTACTTTAATggatcgtgcgtgtgtgtgtgtgtgtgtgtgtgtgtgtgtgtgtgtgtgtgtgtgtgtaaggaaagcGTCATGTTCATTACAAACCAACCATCAGCTTCAATGTGAAGGATAATGATCAAACCATCTTCAAAAGGAATAGTATTACTCATATAGTATTAGATAGGAATATTATCCATCTGTCGTGTCATTTAATTGTAAAATATACCTTAGAAAGAAGAATCATTACTCATTTACGCACTGATTGTAAACCTTGtgcctttttgtgtgtctgtgagcgttgCTACGAAACTGAGATTCGGATACTgtcgaggtttttttgtttgtttttttgcgtgtgtgattATGCTTTTCTGGGTGAACAGACtggcaagtaaacaaacaaactaaagcaagcagacaaacgaacaaacacgaTAAACCAGTTCATGCTGGCAAATACGTTTGCCTAAAAAAACGTTTTCCAAATTGCAGTCGACCTCGAACTTTGAATcgttttttgattttgtttcattctaATGTAGCTTTTACAAGACTCTAAAGAGTAATTTCATTACACCTTGGTTAATGTCATTAAAAACGTTATTTGAAAATGGCACGcttcttcaccacacacacacacacacaacattattttatttattgtgaGCTTGCTGAATGAATGTAAGATAGGGTACATGGCAATAAAATAACTACTAATACAAATatactttttgttgctgtttttgattgattggttgatttataTGGATAATTGTCGGTACATGGCAATAAAATCACTACTAATACAAATATAccttttgttactgtttttgattgattggttgatttataTGGATAATTGTGTAGCGCCTACTCACGGTTACAGACCAAAAGCTGgttcgggggcgggggcggggggcggggggagcgggaggggtaCGGGACTAAATACTCTGACCTTACTGAAAGCGAACAAACCTGGAACGTCGCTTTTTGGTCAGACGCTTTGTCCACAAACCACAACAAATATCTAACCGTTACAAAAGATGTGCTGAAGATCTTATGGTTGAGGAATGAATGGGGAAAGTACAGGTGACTTAGTACTGGTGAAGCTTATGTCTAAGACAAGAAATTCAAGGTAAGCCatagaaataaatgaatggtATCCAGACAAAATTAGacaaggggatgggggaggtgacgAGGGGGTGAGAAGACCAATGCCTGTCAGTCAGTTCCAGCACGCCGAGGGATAAGATACAATTCCATCATCTTTTCAGTCTCTGGAATCCACAGGACGCGCGAAGCACTGATCCTTGATATGGTTGTGAGTGGTCTGGTTGACTGAAGTGGGTGGTGGCTACAGGTTTTGTCCCTGTGGTGTTTGATATCAGCTAGGTGGTCCAGTTTCTCCAGGATAAAACTCACTGTAATGGAGCCGGACTGCAGTGGAAATGAACTGGCCACAAACCTCCAAACAGCATCGCCAGACACTAAAGTGGAACCCtcaaggggagaagaaagagggcaGGCCAAGGCAGACCTGGAGAAGATGCACAGCAGGCACTTGGAAGGACGCGAGTCCAGCTGAAGAGGACGGCCCAGAACTCGACAAGGAATTCAAGGGAAAAACAGCAAAGCTTCTTGCACTGAGTACAGCGATATTCTTGGACTGACACCTGGAAGATTGGGTGGTTCTCATCTGTGACTTCAGTGCCTTCATTCCATAGGTTAATGTGGCAGTTTCAGGTTAATTTGCTCCAGTATGACTGGAAGTGTATTCAGTTCTGtttcacgcctctctctctctctctctctctctctctcccaaccccctcccccatcctcccctcccacactccccgtctctaaacacaaaacaaaacaacaacagcaacaacaacaattaagttTCTTTTCAAGCTTGTTTTATTACGTGGTTTCACTCCTGATAtgacagtaaaaaaaagtgtaagaTTTGCTTGAAGGTCATGAAGACAAAAACAggttacaaataaataaactgaagaataaatgaataactgaacaaatgaacaaacaaagaattcaatagataaacaaaacaaacaaacaaaaaccagtgtgCATATGAAATTCACTAACATACCTTAAAGTCAGGTACACAAATGAAATTGTCGCGAGGGCATTGTAACTAACTTTtcagttgttggggttttgtgtgtgtgtggggttttttttttttgtttttttgttttgttgttgttgttgttgttgttgttgttgttttggtttttttaaactttcaaACGAATGGATATTTTCATGCTCGTCT
The sequence above is drawn from the Babylonia areolata isolate BAREFJ2019XMU chromosome 26, ASM4173473v1, whole genome shotgun sequence genome and encodes:
- the LOC143300537 gene encoding uncharacterized protein LOC143300537 yields the protein MDSTQETSSKPTDATECSGNPACLIQEKSTPATEIQEKSTPVEFVGLPEGIWLHIISFLPLSDRYNMTVSCDLFRQLFFHPVLWRSVELSCFLAGSGRDSVLVLRPSHKQIAVQFGHLFHSVVLHVQRVHSPVEEETARIVRAVAERSSLKGLKLVADSSRCDRQGDTPVCASRLAMDMVKKATALQYLDVSCWPVFYSSFHDDPLNVLNVLLLPDTCPRLQSLDIACKIVYDVDSLERFRQTVVRLVLKFVHLRHLRVRQIHLSDLLLHELASPCRDRLQTLSLLTREPEHGEDDGEREGPSTAHIPHTSWSTLRSSCPGLELHVQAEVAHVPSIRWALSAHMPVVAVELLYCSLPADLLSCLRHLHGSLRSLTCHVMPGHSNDLPLLQVASACTRLRNLVFFGKVRSDTVLRLAALPRQWRTFRFRLKHVVMVRDRAGEGAGCCGGDVVHGEAEKRQAVRELCAAVSRQLGYPWELCKP